A stretch of DNA from Lycium ferocissimum isolate CSIRO_LF1 chromosome 4, AGI_CSIRO_Lferr_CH_V1, whole genome shotgun sequence:
GAGAAACAAAGTAGACCAACAGTTGACCGTTAGAGCAAAAACGGTTCCCCACTTTTCCCTCTCTGTTTCTCATTCTCCTTTCCTCTCCTTTTTACTTTTATCAGTTAGTAGTATTTAAACAAACTCTTCTCCCTCACATAAAGAAAGAATAATACAAAAGCCAATCATATATGGCTCTTCAATGGATTCTCTATAATATCTGAGCATTTAAAGCCTAACCATTATTATTAAAAATCATCCCTTGTCGTCgtcagaagaaagaaaagaaaacgagaaagtgaaaaaaaaataaattagattttaaaagtaaagatagaaaaGAAGTTGTACAAATATAGCTAGTAATGAAAATGGAAACTTTCAAATATAGGTTGAGTTTCTTTGTAATTTTAGTCTCTCTAGTTTTTAGCATTGAGGCAAACATTGGAGAGTTTGATGAGGTGTGGAAGACTCGAGCCACTCAAGCAAAGAAAACTGCTAAAGATTCCTATAATCCTCATCCTGAAAAAGTCGCAGACCATCTCAACAAACACGTGCACAAGTATTTCtctcatttcttcttcttctttttgtatttataaacttttattaATTTGGAGGAGAGCTGGgaaattatgtatattatatatacagaCAACAAAACGTTGTATATTACAGAGTTGTATGATAATGTAAAAAATTATGCTGGAAATAGGGTCAGAGACAGTATTAGAGACAAATGATAAATTGTCACAGACAAATCCATGATCAAAAACATTTTTTGAACCTCCTTTGCCACTAGCTACACCAGAAGCTTTCGTTACGTAAATGAGATTCATATTcaatatataaacataaatcaagattcttaccgaaaaaagaaaacataaacaaGATTTATCCATGCACTAGTATAATTTTCTGGCGAAGGAGATTCACTGACCATTCTACGGCCTATGTAGCTCTACCACAGTCTGGAAATGAAATGTAGTATTGGCGATGCTAAGTTTCATGTCAAAACTATTGTTTcgctttcttttaaaagaaaaagaagattcaTAGACCACCAACCCTcacaatttcatcttattgatTTGTAGGTCAGAAGAAGGTAGCAATAGCACAAGAAGGGACTTGCACAAGTACGATGGTCCATGCATGGCTACTAACCCTATTGATCGTTGCTGGAGATGTGACCCAAACTGGGCCAAAAACCGCCAGAAGCTAGCTGATTGTGTTCTTGGATTTGGCCACCATACAACTGGTGGCAAAGGTGGAAAAATCTACATAGTAACTGACCCTGGGGACGATGATATGGTGAATCCTAAGCCAGGGACACTGCGCCATGCAGTCATTCAACCAGAACCATTATGGATTATATTTGCACATCACATGGTCATTAAGCTAAACCAGGAGCTTATCATGACAAGCAACAAGACAATTGATGCCAGAGGGCAGCAAGTGCATATTTCCTTTGGCGCTAGTTTGATGCTACAGTTCATAAACAATGTGATTATTCATGGTCTACATATTCATGATATTAAGGCTGGAAATGGCGGCCTAATTAGAGACTCGGTCAGTCACTATGGTTATCGATCAAGAAGTGATGGTGATGGTATTTCAATCTTTGGATCAACAAACATTTGGATTGATCATGTTTCCATGTCTAATTGTGATGATGGACTCATTGATGCTGTGCAGGCTTCAACTGCTATTACCATTTCCAACTGCCATTTCACCAACCATAATGACGTAAATTAGTTCCAAATTGGATTAGTGCCTAAATTAGATATACTGATAGCATTTTCTACTGGACCAGAATGTTTTAATAGCTGCATTATGTTTTTTGTTTAGGTTATGTTGTTTGGAGCAAGTGATAGCTACTCAGAGGacaaaattttacaaataacACTTGCTTTTAATCACTTTGGACAAGGGCTGATCCAGAGGATGCCAAGAGCGAGATGGGGATTTGTTCATGCAGTAAACAATGACTACACTCACTGGCTAATGTACGCCATTGGTGGAAGCCAACAACCTACCATCCTCAGCCAGGGCAATCGTTTCATCGCCCCGCCTAACCCTAATGCCAAAGAGGTAATCCAATCAACAATATCTATAACCAACAAGGTTGCATCACTATCTAGTGTATGAAAAGAAATGAACATGTCAAGAACACTACATGCGACTAACTCTTATTGAAAATACATGCTCATTCTCTTCTACCTTTTCTTGTAGGTGACAAAAAGGGATTATGCACCTGAAAGCGTGTGGAAGAATTGGGTGTGGAGATCGCAGGGAGATCTGATGATGAACGGAGCTTTCTTCGTGGAATCTGGAGATCCCAATCATAAATTCATGACGGGTCCTGATATGATCCACCCTCGGCCAGGATCAGATGTGAGCAGGCTAACAAGATTTTCAGGCTCTTTGAACTGCATTGAGGGGAAGCCTTGTTAGAGCTTGTCTGCACCAAGTTACTAATAGAAATAAGACCTGAAACTATAGAAGTCAGGTTGCTCCCTTTCTCCTCACATGCAAAGCTTGTAAGTAGAAGGGGAGAATGAGTGTGAGCTAAGATGGAAAAGCTTTTAGGTTTTTGATGCTCTGTGCTTCTATCAATGTAGAAGtgataaatttaataaaacTGTAATTCGAATTGATATAGCTATTTTTCATGATAGTTGGACATTCACACATTAGGATGCTGGTGCCACTGAAACAACAAGGCGTTCTTGTAAAAGATAGAAATTACTCGAATTCTGCAATACAAACGTGAACTAAGTTGCTCGAACTAGGGTGCGGGTGTCCGATACCGGTGAGGATCTAGAGGTCGgatccttcatgatctaaatttAAAGATTCGGGGATACGTATCCAGTCATGGATACGGGTGTGGGGATTCGGCTAAAACaaattcaaatatctaaaaatagagttataaaacctaaattatgagatattatgtggaaaacttatggaaaaaatattgatcaagggGAGAATCCAGgaaggagataaaaggaaaaggagtgaCATAGAAATTTCTAGATACAAGGtatccattttcttcaatttcaccttagcttttgttttgattaaagaAATCATTGAATCTGTTCCCATTTCTCtgtcgattttggtcaaagtatccaaAATCGGTTGACCAGGTCGGGTACGGATCCCACACCTACACCCACACCCATGTCTTGTCGACACTGGTGCGGcaccgaaagtgaagagtccgagtaacatagaACGTGAAGGCTTTCTGTGTTCAGCTGCCAATATCCGTTTTCTGGAATCAGACGGAACACATacaaaaaatgtatttatatctGTACAAGGTAATCATTATACGCAATTTCTACTTCTTGTGTTGTGCCGGTTGAAGGCATAATTGCTTGCTATGGAaaaatattcaacaactaattacataaatattggacgaaaagaagaataaagatCAGGTTGCCGATTTCTCTTGCATTTGGTTAACTAAAGCAAGAAGCTGAACTGCGTATGTGATTTGCTATCAAAAGCTGAAGATAATGGTGTTATATCATATGATTGATATTGTTCCCCTCAATATGTCATCTCTCCTCCAAGAAGATGTCATCTCACTAAATTGAAGGAAATGTTAATCAGTGTAAGATTTGAAAAGAGTTTCTCATGCAAAACAAAACTAGAGGAGTAGCTCGTAAATTGCAAAATCAAAGTGATATTCAACAAATGAATTTATCTATAAAAGTtagtaaaatagtcaaaattaGTATTTTTGCTTCCAAAGAATTACATCCAAAATAGCTAAGACAGCGTGGTATGCTATCTCATAACATTAACATTAGATTTCCTAGTATAAATAGTCACATTCTGCTTTTACTGAAACAGTGAAAAGTCTAAATGAGGCCAAGACcagtttttgaaattgaaaaaagcAACAGCCAGATTGTATTTCAATCATATAAATGTCGGCTTTACTGGATCAAATATTAGTTGTTTAGTACTATATCTCATATTCTATCAGCTCCCTCCTTCCATTAAATggcactctttccttttttggtctattccaaaaatatttaaacacTAGGTAAATcacccgcgcttcgcgcggtcttGCACGGCCTCATTAAGCTTACGTATGTGCATTCTCTATTAAGTTGATCAATACAGATAAATTAACGGTATTTCATTGATTAAAGTTTCGGCAAATGTCTTAAGAAGCTCTAATGAATACCTGTAATAGTTTTATTGTccttttttttgtatacaaaatATAGCAGCTCAGGATGTTACTCTGTGCATACCAATTTATCTCAATGTGTCCgaattgtattttcttttttgttttgtgtttagTGCTTCGCACGTATGTGGTGTGGCGCCGCACTGTCAGTTACATCCTTCATATAGCCTGATTGGAATGGCgacattaattaatttaaataattacaCACTTATTGTTGGGTATAGCCTTTTCTGTTAGTGTGTCAAAGTCATTGCACATTAGCTCATTAGTTGTATCTAGTGTAGATGGTGTACCCCAAAATGTATTGTACAATGAATAGCGACCTCCAAATATAAACATTTGTATGTTGTATTGGCAACAGAACCCAAAGGGAATAAAATTGTATTACACCCTTAGCACTTTATCAGAGAACGTATTAGATATTGCACATCAATTATCTTTTTTTGCCTTCACTCCCACGTCTATTGTCCAATTCATTTCAACAGTTGTAGTGTAATGTATAGGAATAATCTATTATGAACCACATAAATTCCGACTTGTATAGAGTGAATCGACATATGTATGCCTAGTTATCTGCTAACACGTCATTGTAAAGtgattataattaattaagcaCTTGTTATAATATTATATAGTAATGAATATTGGTAATTGCCTACAAGTAGTCGCAAGGTTTGAAGGAGAGCACAGGATGTGAGAAACTGACCAGACAACGTTTTTGGAAGGTTTATATACAAACCACTGGTTGAATTTTTTGAAACAGCTGGCAACGGTTTGGAGTGGTTGCAACTTCTTCGAAAGAAAGATTAACAATGTTAGGACGTTATGTGTCTACGGTTTGCTTACGAAGAAAAAAGTAACATTTGAATCTATGGGGGCTTGTCACTACAGTTTAATTAGGGCTTGAATATGCAAACTGCTGGGCCttgtttgtttttgttctttaaTAATTGTTCGTTATTAAAtactaataatattaataataagtTTAATCTGAGTTAATtctaataatagtaatagtaataataattagGGAGGAAGATGGCATTAAAAACTGCACTAcgtaataataattaaaagctGCACTATGAACCACATAACTGAAAACTCCGCAAAGTTGGGCTCTCtgctcttcctctttttttataaaatattgaaactgCAATTTGGAATTGGTCGTGCAAGTCGAAACTCTGCGTATAGGAGGTAGCACAATAACTGTATGAAAAGATAGATGCGATATTAATTGGGATAAACAACAAATTAGTAAAGTTACTAAAGCTAGAGGGAAAGTTACCTGGACACTTCTTTGAGGCGTTTGTTGTGTGGATCCGTGTTCTTTGTATACATCGACGAAACTTGTGTGGTTACGGATGGTAGGTGAGCGGGATCTACCTAAGGGAGTAGTAAAGAGGTCGGGAAAGATGTCTCATTGCCGATCAAAACTATGGGCGAAGAAGGTGATGATGTGCAAATTAATATTTGCACACAAAAATGGTAATGAAGTAAAACCAAACTCACGGAGGCAAACCTCGAAATGTCTAAgctttttttagtattttatggcTTCAATTCTTAATCTGTTTGTAgtagtttttggtgaatatACTATGAAGGACGTACTGGCGTAAGTTGGATATCGCGGTTAGGAGACAACAAATCCACCCCTGGTTAGGTTTTTTTAGTGGAAAAACACCACTAACAGATTACATAATTGAAAGTAGAAATACGAATGAAACCAATACTTAGTCTTGTATCATGGGCGGGAAAATGAGAAGCTACTAATTTTACAATAACACCGATACTGGAAAGGCTTATTTCGGGTTAAATCCTGGGCGGCTTAAATACTGCGAGTTAAATCTTGTATACAGCGGACGAACCTTGTGCGGTTAAAGAAGGTTACTGAGCGGAATATACCTAAGGAAGTCGTTGAAAAGACTGGAAGGATGTTTGATTGCTAACCAAAGTTGACCAAGAAGCGTGCAATGTGGGAAATAATATTTGCAAACAAAAAGGGTACCGTATATAAATCAAATTCACACGGAGATTTTTGATGAGAAAAATTAAGCTCAGAAAAGCTGAAAGCGTTAGTTGTATTTTTTGGTTTAAGTTATTAATATGTTTGTAGTATgattatttgcaaaattctatTCTATGAAGGATACAATGACGGATGTTGGATATCGAGTTTGAGGCAAGAAATCCACCACCGGATAGTATTTTTTGGTGGCAAACACTCTCTAACCGTGTACATAATCGAATTAGGAAAAGAAGGAAAGCAATACTTAGTGACAAAAAGTAGAATTTGCCGGCGTGGTTAATCGGCAATCACAATAAGTCGCTTTTGGTCATTTTGACAACCAAAAATTAGTTCCTATCGAACGGGATTAAGAAATTGGAACTCATGCTTACCATCGTGGATGACACTGAAAATTTTGGTACAGCAGACAGCCCCATGTTGTCGTAAAGTTTTTGCGCGGCTTACTTGAGATTCTGGATTTAATCTTGTATACGTCTGACAGACGAATCTTGTGTGGTTAAAGAAGGTAACGAGCTAATATACATAAGGAAGTCGTTGAAAAGATCGGAAGGATGTGTGATTGCCGAACATTGACCAAGACCAAAATGCAATGTGGAAAATAATATTTGCAAACAAAAATGGTACCGTATATAAATCAAATTCACATAGAGATTTTGTGAAGACAACTATTACCTCTAAAACTGTAAGCGTTAGTTGTATTTTTTGGTTTAAGTTATTAATATGTTTGTAGTATgattatttgcaaaattctatTCCATGAAGGATACAATGACGGATGTTGGATATCGAGTTTGGGAGGCAAGAATTCCACCACCGGATAGTATTTTTAGTGGCAAACATCATGCAACTGGACATAATCGGAATAAGGGAAACGAAGGAAACCAATACTTAGTGACAAAGAGTAGAATTTGTCGTGGTTAATCGGCAATCACGAAGCTAAAGCTTTGAGGAATTTGTTTAATCACGCCAAGCATGGAGGCACTCACATATATCACGCACAACAAACGCTTATATAAAATAACCAAAAGGTTTAAAAGAACGATTTGGTGTTAATGCATAATGATCTAATGAAGAAACCAGGTAGACATCTATTGATACGTAAAATACATAAAGTCAACAGAATTCCCTTTTATTAGATCATGTTTATTCATACATAAATAGATTGGAAATCCAACAAAATAAGTAAAAGGTCACAGAATGATTAATTAGATATCTTCGCTACGGGAGCTTTGTACATATTGTTGTCTAATAAGCTACTACAGTTGAATTATGGTCGGCCATCGGAGGACATAATACATGTGATAATATAAGTTTTAATTAGTACGGTAACAAATATATGCGGAGTCATTCGGTGTTTGCGGGATGACAAAGAACTCCTCCATAAAGTTGGGCTCTCAAGTGTTCCTGCTTTTTCCTCAGATATTGAATCCGCAATTGTGAGATCGGGCACGTCAGATCTCTGGGGCTTTGAGGTAGCACAATAACTGTATGAAAAGATCAAGGGGATTTAAATTGGGATAAGCAACAAAGTAGTAAAGTTACTAAAGCAAACAGGGGGATTTACCTGGACACTTCTTTGGTGGAAGCTGTTGTGCGGGATCTGTTGTTGGGGTATCCATCGCAGGAATAATGTGCGGTTGAAGATGGTAATCAAAAGATCCACCTAAGGAAGTCGTACAAGGGGGTGGGAAGATGTCAGGCTGCTGAAGAAAATTAAGCAAGAAGTATGTGGTgtgaaaattaatatttgaaaGCTAAAATGATACTGTATCTAAACAAAATTTGCATGTTATTGGTGGAAATCAAAATTAGCTCTAAATCTCGATGCGTTTGTTAATCTGTTTCTACTATTTTAAGTGGGAAAATAGTACTTACAGAGTACATAACTGTAATTAGGGGGAAAACGAAAGCAATACCTAGTCTTGTATCATGGGCATGAAAATTCGGAGCCACTAATTTAACAATAAGACCAAGACCGGAAAGGCATATTGTGAGTCTAACCTTCCAAGAAAACTTCAGAGTACATAATATTGAAGGGATGCAAGGGAAAAAAGTAGAAGCAATGCTAGCAAAAAAGAGGGAAAATCAATTTGGTAGAGCCAAATAGATAATCAAGAGCAAAAGCCTTTCACTTGAAATTAGTAGTAACACATCCAACAAAAGGTGTATCCACATTAGGAGTCGGTTTAGTAACTGGAAGTTAAGTATGAGAAATTGATAAGAGTTCCAAGTAATGGGAATTTTCAAAATCCTTCCGCTTGAAATTAGTAGTAAAAGATCCTACAAAAGGGGTATCCACATTAGAAGTTGGTTTTGTTAATGGAAGTTAAGTATAAGAGCTCGATAACAGTTCCAAGTAATGGGAATTTTCGAAAGGTTAACACTTGAAATTAGTAGTAACAGTTCCTACAAAAGGTGTATCCACATTAGAAGTCGGGTTTGTTAAACAAAGTTAAGTGTAAGAGTTCGAAAAGAGTTCCAACTAATGGGAATATTCGAAAGCCTATCACTTGAAATTAGTAGTAACAGATCCTACAAAAGGTGTATCCACATTGGAAGGCGGCTTTCATACTCTGAATCCCACCGGTTAGATCTTTAACCGAAGGGACCCTACGCGGTAGAAGATGGTAATTGAGCGGAATCTGACTAACTTAAGTCGAGGAAGAGACTGCAAAGATATCTGATTACTGTACAAAATTATTTAAGAAGTGCGTGTGTGAAAATTAATGTGTGCCCAGGAAAATGGTACTGTGCATAAACTAAATTCACATGGTCTATGTGCAAAGGAAAATAAACTGTAAATCTCTAACCGGAAGGTGACAATGTGTGTGGGGGGTAGGTATTGTATATAAACCAAATACACCTGAGATATGCGGAAAGTAAAGTAAACTCTAAATGTCACAGATTCTACGGAAACAAAGACAACTATAAATGTCACGAATTTTGCGGAGGGCATCAAACGGTGTTTCAATTTGAAACGAACCTAAAGCAATAACAAAGCCTTAAATGTATACATATTAAAGGGGGAAGTACAATATAAACCAAATACACATGGGTTATGCAGAGCGGAAAGTAAAGTAAACTATAAATGTCACAGAATCTGCGGAAACTTAAATAACTATAAATGTCACGGATATTGCGGGTCAAAAAATGGTGTTTCAATTTGAAACGAACATAAAGCAATAACAAAGCCTTAAATGTATACATATTAAAGGGGGGAAGTACAATATAAACCAAATACACATGGGATATGCGGAAAGCAAAGTAAACTCTAAATGTCACAGAATCTGTGGAAACTAAAACAACTATAAATGTCACGGATATTGCGGGTCAAAAATCGGCGTTTCAATTTTAAACAAACCCAAAGCAATAACAAAGCCTTAAATGTATACATATTAaagggaaatttttttaaatgcgACTAAATATCCCGTCATCTAACTTTTCGAGGAAGCCAAGTTATCGAAACGAAGACGCCTTGGGGCACAATTTTATCTACGGATCTCGGAGTTATTAGTAGTTTTTTTTTCGAAGGACCATATTTGTCATTGAGTTCTATTCAACGAGAATGATATTTAATAGTATGTAAAATAATGCAGAGACCAAGAGTAAAAGGATGTACGGCAAAATTTCTTCTTCCATTCGAGCGAATAGGATTGTGCGATATTTTAAACGCAAAAAAAGGAAGATGTACggataaaataaacaaaaagtgGTTTAGAAAGGGTGGAGAACCATACCTGGGAGGGTTGCACTGTGCTGTGCGGGGCGTTGGGGACGGGGGAAGAAAAGTTTGTAAGTTGTGGTGAGAATGACGGTAGAGAAGCAGAGGCAGAATAGGAAGAAGAGCAGGGAGAGTGACGGTGGAAGCAGGGAGGGCTGTGTGCTTCTTTAAAAGCCTAGCCGTAGTTTGTGGGGGTGCTTAGGGCGAAGAGGTGTTTCTGAAGTggggtttttaattttaaaactgCAAAATAATTTTCTCCACTCAAAATtctgcaaaaaaagaaaaatgccaATCCTGCATTTGTGTGATGCCACATCAGCGGGCCTTTGgcctgcttttatatatatatatgatgatttctatatttaaaaagtgtttattttttaacattCCCATATTTCTTTAACGACATGTGCACGTGGATGACCATTATATACTAAGCGTACTTTTggaatattatacatatttaactTATTATCAAAAGTTTTTAAAACTGTATCTACTTCAACACCATCATACAACATGactggagggagtatattttagTAAACACCAAGATATGACATCTCCTTTTTTGAAATACCTCAGATATAGAGGCTCTTTTGTATTAGTCTACTTATACAAAATAATTGTTCAGGAAAAAACAGCACAAACAgataggggtgtacatggaccgggttggttcggattttttaaagaccaaaccaaaccaattgcatcgggtttttaaatctatagaCCAAACtaaaccaacaaaagtcgggtttttcaacctcgggttttctcgattttttcgggttgctcgggtttttcgggttttttccgGTAAAGTCTTcgtacaaaacatataacttgtacttcaaatatttctttagtcctagtaagatacgactatctaattaag
This window harbors:
- the LOC132052416 gene encoding pectate lyase-like; this encodes MKMETFKYRLSFFVILVSLVFSIEANIGEFDEVWKTRATQAKKTAKDSYNPHPEKVADHLNKHVHKSEEGSNSTRRDLHKYDGPCMATNPIDRCWRCDPNWAKNRQKLADCVLGFGHHTTGGKGGKIYIVTDPGDDDMVNPKPGTLRHAVIQPEPLWIIFAHHMVIKLNQELIMTSNKTIDARGQQVHISFGASLMLQFINNVIIHGLHIHDIKAGNGGLIRDSVSHYGYRSRSDGDGISIFGSTNIWIDHVSMSNCDDGLIDAVQASTAITISNCHFTNHNDVMLFGASDSYSEDKILQITLAFNHFGQGLIQRMPRARWGFVHAVNNDYTHWLMYAIGGSQQPTILSQGNRFIAPPNPNAKEVTKRDYAPESVWKNWVWRSQGDLMMNGAFFVESGDPNHKFMTGPDMIHPRPGSDVSRLTRFSGSLNCIEGKPC